Sequence from the Maribellus comscasis genome:
GTAAAGTTCCCGACACGACTCACAGCTCTGAATATGAATTCCGATTTTTTCCGTTGTATCCTTATCCAGTTTTTTATCGATATATTCCGGGAGGTTTATTTTTACTTCTTCACATTTCATCTTATTCAATTATTATTTTAGTATAAATTTCTTTTAGTTTTTGAATGGCTCTAAAGGTTTTCACCTTCACCGCATTTTCTGTTGACGAGATTGTATCAGCAATTTCCTTGTATGAAAAACCCTGGAATCGGTTTAACTCTATCATTTCGCGGTATGCCGGAGGTAATTGAGACATTGCCTCAATCAGAAACTCGAACTTTTCTTTTGTGTCTTGCTCACGCATTGACTCTTCCTGATCAAATTCAGCTACCTCCAGATCATTATCTTCGCCATAGAATTTTCTTTTTTCATTGTAATAATCAATCAAAATATTTCTAGCAATCCGAAATAACCAATAGGCAAAAACTTTGTCATCTTTCCAGCTGTGGCTGTATTTCAGAATTTTTACAAATACATTTTGTGTCAAATCCCTGCTTGCCTCAGCATTTCTGGTCATTCTAAAAAAATAACCATATACATTTTTATAGTTTCTGTCATATAGAACACCTGCTGACCTTTTGTCTCCCGCGGCCAACTTCTTCATCAGCATTTCGTCACTAAACTGTTTTTTCATTCTTTATTTCAGGAATATATTCCTTTAAATTGCTTATCTGATATGAATACCTGTAAAATACATGAATGGTTACTGTGGAAATAAAAAATAGTTGTTTTTTTAGAAAATCGGAACATAAAGGAAATAAAAAAACCGGCTCAACTGTTGAACCGGTTCAAGTCCTATTCGACGTCTTCTGTGCCAATAACATTTTTATCTTTTGGGTAAACTGTAATGTGGATTTCCATGGTGGTTAGAAAACAGTCATCCAAGTTTAACAACTGAGGGGGAGTGCACAGTTTAAAAGAACTTAATAATTTGGGGTAATGTCTTTACTTATCCAGTTAATTGATATTTGAAACAAATAAAGAACCTTCATTAATTGTGATTCAATATTACAACTAAATTTCAGTAATTTTTTCAGCAATTATTGTATGGTATAGAATTTCAGATATGTGGTTAACTTTAATTATTTAATGGATTGTTCGGAATTGTTTTTTACTATATAACAACGGGCACTAACATCTCAACCCGAGTGCCTGGATATCTTGCACCCGGAGTCAGTTCCGCTGAAATGATCTCTGATTTTACATCGTAGCGGTCACCAATGAGTTGTAATCTTTTTTTGGTTAAAGAAACTCCCATATTTAAATTTTGGTCCGATTGTGAATAAGGTTTTGCTTGTTTTATTCCAATCCCATTGTCTTCAACAGTAATCTTAATACTTTTTTCATTGAATGATTTTATCCTAATCCATATTTTCCCTTTATCAGGAAGAGAAGATACACCGTGCCAAATAGCATTCTCAACAAAAGGTTGTATAATCATTGAAGGTATGGCAACCTGGTCCACGTCAATTTCATCATCTATTTCAATTTCAAAATCAAATTTATTATCCATTCTGAATTGTTCCAACTCAATATAATTTCTAAGGCGTTCCAGTTCGTCATCGATTTGTATCGAGTTTGATTTTAACGAGTTCATGTTCTGTCTTATCAGACGGGCGAATTGTGAGAGATAAATTCCTGCTTCTGCCGCCTTATTTAATAAAAGATATCGTTGTATAGAACCCAAAGCATTAAAAATAAAGTGCGGATTCATCATCGACTGTAATGCCTTGTGTTCAAGCGTTATTATCATGTTATCTGTTTCCTTTTGTTTTATTTTTCGTTTATAAAAGAAAATGATAATAAGGACTACTCCGCCGAGCAGAATAAATAAGATGGTAATTTTTGTTATTGTACGTTGAATGAAAGTTGGCCGAACCATAATCGGAAGTTCAACCGCCGGGCTATACTCTCCCAGACTTTTGCGAGCTTTCAGTTTAAATGTATAATGCCCGGGGGAAAGATTTAGATAGGTTACCTGTGTATTTTTTCCATTAATCCAATCCCGATCGATTCCTTCCAGCATATAGGAATAATTTGAAGGAGTTGAAGAATAATTTAAGCTGGCAAAATTGATACTAAAACTTTTTTTGCTTTTAAATTTAATTGCTTCAGTGTGCAGGGCAAGCTCTTTGTCGTCTATTAATAAACTATAAAAATAGGGTTGCGGGATTTGGATTACTGCATTAACACAGTCAGATATGGGTATCGATACCAGTCCATCATCTGAGGCAATATACAATCTGTTATCGTGGCATATAATATCATTAATGTTATTAAAGTCGATATTCAACCGGCTTAACTCGAGTGCTTTCTGGCTTATTGCTTTTAACGGATCTTTTATGAAATAAACAGTTTTCGTTGTATAAAAGAACAATACGTTTTCATTGTATTCAATACCTTTAATCCGGTAATCTATTTGAGTTCTGAAAGCTTCTGTTAAATCGTAAGTATTTTGATTATCTCTTAAAATTAACTGATTACCAATTATATTATATATTTCATAATTTTTATTGATTGCCAGATGAGAAGTAATTGTTTTTCCATTGAATGGCTGCAGCGGAAGGTTCAGACTTAATTTATCGTCAATAACAAGGTAGTTTTTTTCTGCGTTGATAACCAGATGATTGTCCTTGTTTACAAAAACATTATTTATTCTTCCGGTTCTTAACCCGATAACTTTACAATTGAGACTTTCATCATAGTCAATAATTAAAAGCCGGTCATTAATATAAGAATATATTGTTTTTTCGTCAGACGGCACGTCTAACTTTTTTACTTTGTAAGGAAGTTTTTTGTGGGTGCCGAATTTTATTGTATTGGTTTTTTCATCGTAAAGGGTTTCTTCAATTAAATGGAGTTCTTCTCCTATCGGGCTTGTTATTAATGTGTTGTCTTTGAAGTGGTATATATTTGAAAGATTATTTTCGTCCAGATCAAGATTCATCCGGGTTAGTTTCTCTCCGCTGATTGTATATAACAAACTGCCGTTGGTTGCCCAGAGTTTGCCGTTGTTGGTTGGCGCCAGCGATTTTATTCCTGATTCTTCAAAACTTTCGGTCGCCCAATATTGATACCTTAAAATTTCACGGTTTATCTTATAAATTCCTTCTGACGCTGAAGTAACCCAGATGTTCCCTTCCCTGTCTGCCATAACACCCTGGGTCTGATCAACATCGAGGTGGAAGATGATTTCCTTACCATCATGACAATATAAACCTTTATCATAGGTGGCGAGCCAAAAAAGTCCCTCAGAATCGACAGCGAGGGAGTTGACGTATTTTGATTTTGACTGTAGAATATGTTTGGTTATCAGCTTTTTACCCTGGTAGATGTTCGCGTCTCCCGTCCGTTCAAACGCTATCGTTTTTTCCTGGTTATCCACTCTAAAAGCCTTTTCTATAAGATAGTCGGAGAACGGAGTCAGATATGCACTGTCTCCCACCACATCCGATTCATAAATGCCGATCGCCGACCACATCAGAAATTTATCATCCAATGACTTGCTTAAATGAAACAGACTCAAGTCTCTTTGATTGTTAAGACCAAAATTTAATTTGCTTACCTCGCTACCGTTCTTTTTTAGAACATAAATATCTGATATAGAATTATAAAAGTAGATCGTGGAGTCATTGTCTTCATAAAAATCAATAAAATAGAAATTGGCTTTTAACTGGCTGAGCAGGGTATCGTTTTTTTCATTATAGATTGTATTGTCAAAATGATAATTCAGAGTCCCGTTCATATTCATAAACCAGAGTCTTCCCGATGAATCTTCTTTGATTCGCATTACGATGTTGTCGCTTAGCCCTTCTTCAACAGAATAGTTTTTAAAATTGGTCCCATCGAAACGAATTACACCGGCATCAGTGGCAAACCAGATAAATCCCTGCGTATCCTGATACGCATATATGATTTTATTGGTCGGAAGTCCTTCCGCGATGGTATAATTTTTTACAAACGGATTTGCAGCAAAAACAGAATGGAGGAACAATATAAAAATAACGGATAAAAAATACTCTTTTTTCACTAATCGATAGATTTTGAGTGCGTTCCTACCAATTCCCTGAATTCGTTAAAACGTCTTCTTGATATAGGAAGTTTTGTTCCATCATCAAGAACGGCAAAATACCCCTGGTAACTGGAAAATCCTTTTAAATAATTCAGGTTCACTATGTTTGATTTATGTATTCTGAAAAATTGGTTTGAATCCAGAACTTTTTCAAACTCTCCCAACGATTTACTCGAGATAATTTTTTCCAGGCCCGAAAGATGCAAAATTGTATAATTGCTATCGGCTTCCAGGTAACGAATTGTATCAACCTCAACTATACGAAATCCAAATTTCTCAACAACTGTAATTTTTTTTACCTGCTTATTTTCTCCTTTTACCTGCTGTAGTAAGTTTTCGAGCGACTCACTGTATACATTCTGAACATTATTTTGTTGTTGCCGCAGATTTAAAAACGATGTGGCTTTGTCAACAGCTTCTTTAAGTTCCGAAGGATTAATGGGTTTTAGTAAATAATCAATCGCATTGGCCTTGATGGCTTTTAAAGCATATTCTTCGTGTGCAGTTGTAAATATAATTGCATATTTTTCTTTTGGGATGGAAGCGATAAAATCGAAACCGTTTTCGTTTGGCATTGAAATATCCAGAAAAATTAAATGAACTTCAAATGCTTTCAATAACTGCCTGGCAGTAGCGGCAGATTCCGCACTTCCGCACAATCTTATATCCGGGCAATAATGTCGTAAAAGTATCTCAAGTGTTTGCCTGACATTCATTTCATCATCAACGATAATTGCATTAAATCGAGTCATAAAGCAAAGATATAACATAAATTAGAACTAATATCTTTGGCAGATGAACGGTAGGTTTTATTTAGCCAGCGGTTTGAAAAGCCAAACAAATGGCTTCCATTAAATTTGTGTTTCCGGTTTATACATAAGCTGCAATAATCATTAAAAACAATTCAGTTACGATAAGTTTGTCAGGAATTGAACAAAATTGTATTGAATTTTGTAAATTACCTTAAAATTTAACAAACAATAGATTATGGATTCAGTTGGAAGTTTTTCAGAAAAGTTTAACGACATAATTTTGTTTTATGGCCCGCGGTTGGTTGGTGCTATTATCACGTTAATTATTGGTTGGTGGATAATTAAAGTCATTCAAAAGGCAGTACGTAAAGGTTTTGAAAAGAGAGAGATGGACCCATCTTTACGGGGTTTTTTAAACAGTATGATCGGGATACTCCTGAAAACCATGCTGATAATTAGTGTGGTTGGAATGCTCGGGGTTCAAATGACTTCCTTTATTGCAGTTTTAGGTGCTGCGGGTTTAGCAATTGGAATGGCACTTTCCGGTACCCTTCAAAATTTTGCGGGTGGTGTAATGATTTTGCTGTTCAAGCCCTTTAAAGTAGGCGATTTTATAGATGCTCAGGGACACAAGGGTATTGTTAATGAGATCCAGATTTTTAATACAATATTAAAAACACCGGATAATAAAACCATTATTATTCCTAATGGAGGACTTTCAACTTCGTCAATGGTGAATTTTTCAGCCGAGCCAAAACGAAGAGTCGATTTTTTATTTGGAATTGGTTATGGTGACGATGTAGACAAGGCAAAAAAAGTATTGCGCTCTTTGATTGATAAAGACGAAAGAATTTTAAAAGAACCGGAGCCATTTATTGCGGTTTCTGAACTTGGAGACAGTTCGGTTAACATTGTTGTACGTGTATGGGCTGAAGCGTCGAATTATTGGGGCATCTATTTTGATATGACTGAAAATGTTTATAAAACATTTGATAAAGAAGGCCTTAATATTCCTTTCCCTCAAATGGATGTACATATTCAAAAATGAGGAATACAAAATAATTAAGTTTTTTGCTGATTACTTTGAACTTTTAACTGCTTGATTTGTACTTTTAACATAAGCAATTATGGACTGTTTTCAAACCCTTTTTTGTTGATTCTCGAAATTATAATTTCGCAGAATAATCGAAATTAATTGATAATCATAGGGTGTAAAACGATTGAAAATAGTACTTTTGTTACTTACGTGCAAAATACTGTGATTTTTTTTTACAGTAAACTCCGTCCTAAATGGAACTTCTCCGTTTCGCACAAATTGTCCTATAAGCCGGAATAAATCCCGGCTTTTTTTATTTACCGGATTAAATAATCCGGATTTTTTTATCAAAAATTGAAACAATATCTCCTTTACGCAATTTTGCTCGTTTTCGAAATTCCCTGGTTCCGTTCAGAGAAACTTCACCTTCCTCAACAAGAATTTTTGCATGTCCTCCGGTTTCTGCCAGACCAAGTAGTTTTAGTAATTTAACCAATTCAATATACTCTGATTTTAACTGAAATTCCAGCATTATAATTTAATTTTCTTTTTAATTGATTTGGGAATTGCATTTTTGTGAACCATTATCGCAATTGTTTTTAACCGGACATAGTCTTCAGTCATATGAAGATAACCTCCAAAATTATTGCTGTCGGCGCCCCACGAGTTTTTTGTGTAGAAACACGTCTGGCCGGAACTGTTTTTTGAAAGGCCGACAATATGCATTAAATGATCATCTGTTGTGGTTCTGTCAAAAAAAGTTTCCTGTCTCATCTTCTGATCCACTTTTCCTAATTGTTTTTCGGGGAGATCTGCAATTCCTTTGTTGTGTGTAAATGTTTTTTCGCTTGTGTCACCATCCCATGCAACGGTATAACCATTATTAATGGCATAGGTCATAATTTCCATTAATTCATCGAGAGGCAAGTTGTAATACAAATCGTTTGACCAGTTATCCGGGACTTCCAACACAAATTGTGAATAAAAAGGATGATGGTTGTAGGAGGTCAGTTCAACATAATCATCAGCGTTGAGTTTGAATTTATCGCGAAGTTTTGAGGGAGTGTAAGTTTCTTCATCGGTTTTCACTTTATTGGGAAGTTTACCAATTTTCTCTTTTAATATTTTTTCTACGGGTTTTACGTCAGCAGCAAAAAAATTTTTTCTCTTTTTGTTCAGCTTTTCAACATCGTCGTTTAA
This genomic interval carries:
- a CDS encoding RNA polymerase sigma factor; its protein translation is MKKQFSDEMLMKKLAAGDKRSAGVLYDRNYKNVYGYFFRMTRNAEASRDLTQNVFVKILKYSHSWKDDKVFAYWLFRIARNILIDYYNEKRKFYGEDNDLEVAEFDQEESMREQDTKEKFEFLIEAMSQLPPAYREMIELNRFQGFSYKEIADTISSTENAVKVKTFRAIQKLKEIYTKIIIE
- a CDS encoding C1 family peptidase, translating into MRKVALYFILILFLSVQVSAQGNQEEFEIIKELKHTPVISQGSTGTCWSFATTSFLESEIMRKGFPETDLSEMYFVYMAYLDKAEDYLLYYGKNNFSQGGQAHDVLNVLKEHGMVTFESYPGVKTDGRYNHHQWARDLNDDVEKLNKKRKNFFAADVKPVEKILKEKIGKLPNKVKTDEETYTPSKLRDKFKLNADDYVELTSYNHHPFYSQFVLEVPDNWSNDLYYNLPLDELMEIMTYAINNGYTVAWDGDTSEKTFTHNKGIADLPEKQLGKVDQKMRQETFFDRTTTDDHLMHIVGLSKNSSGQTCFYTKNSWGADSNNFGGYLHMTEDYVRLKTIAIMVHKNAIPKSIKKKIKL
- a CDS encoding mechanosensitive ion channel family protein, translating into MDSVGSFSEKFNDIILFYGPRLVGAIITLIIGWWIIKVIQKAVRKGFEKREMDPSLRGFLNSMIGILLKTMLIISVVGMLGVQMTSFIAVLGAAGLAIGMALSGTLQNFAGGVMILLFKPFKVGDFIDAQGHKGIVNEIQIFNTILKTPDNKTIIIPNGGLSTSSMVNFSAEPKRRVDFLFGIGYGDDVDKAKKVLRSLIDKDERILKEPEPFIAVSELGDSSVNIVVRVWAEASNYWGIYFDMTENVYKTFDKEGLNIPFPQMDVHIQK
- a CDS encoding LytR/AlgR family response regulator transcription factor, which translates into the protein MTRFNAIIVDDEMNVRQTLEILLRHYCPDIRLCGSAESAATARQLLKAFEVHLIFLDISMPNENGFDFIASIPKEKYAIIFTTAHEEYALKAIKANAIDYLLKPINPSELKEAVDKATSFLNLRQQQNNVQNVYSESLENLLQQVKGENKQVKKITVVEKFGFRIVEVDTIRYLEADSNYTILHLSGLEKIISSKSLGEFEKVLDSNQFFRIHKSNIVNLNYLKGFSSYQGYFAVLDDGTKLPISRRRFNEFRELVGTHSKSID
- a CDS encoding RNA-binding S4 domain-containing protein — translated: MLEFQLKSEYIELVKLLKLLGLAETGGHAKILVEEGEVSLNGTREFRKRAKLRKGDIVSIFDKKIRII
- a CDS encoding sensor histidine kinase, translating into MKKEYFLSVIFILFLHSVFAANPFVKNYTIAEGLPTNKIIYAYQDTQGFIWFATDAGVIRFDGTNFKNYSVEEGLSDNIVMRIKEDSSGRLWFMNMNGTLNYHFDNTIYNEKNDTLLSQLKANFYFIDFYEDNDSTIYFYNSISDIYVLKKNGSEVSKLNFGLNNQRDLSLFHLSKSLDDKFLMWSAIGIYESDVVGDSAYLTPFSDYLIEKAFRVDNQEKTIAFERTGDANIYQGKKLITKHILQSKSKYVNSLAVDSEGLFWLATYDKGLYCHDGKEIIFHLDVDQTQGVMADREGNIWVTSASEGIYKINREILRYQYWATESFEESGIKSLAPTNNGKLWATNGSLLYTISGEKLTRMNLDLDENNLSNIYHFKDNTLITSPIGEELHLIEETLYDEKTNTIKFGTHKKLPYKVKKLDVPSDEKTIYSYINDRLLIIDYDESLNCKVIGLRTGRINNVFVNKDNHLVINAEKNYLVIDDKLSLNLPLQPFNGKTITSHLAINKNYEIYNIIGNQLILRDNQNTYDLTEAFRTQIDYRIKGIEYNENVLFFYTTKTVYFIKDPLKAISQKALELSRLNIDFNNINDIICHDNRLYIASDDGLVSIPISDCVNAVIQIPQPYFYSLLIDDKELALHTEAIKFKSKKSFSINFASLNYSSTPSNYSYMLEGIDRDWINGKNTQVTYLNLSPGHYTFKLKARKSLGEYSPAVELPIMVRPTFIQRTITKITILFILLGGVVLIIIFFYKRKIKQKETDNMIITLEHKALQSMMNPHFIFNALGSIQRYLLLNKAAEAGIYLSQFARLIRQNMNSLKSNSIQIDDELERLRNYIELEQFRMDNKFDFEIEIDDEIDVDQVAIPSMIIQPFVENAIWHGVSSLPDKGKIWIRIKSFNEKSIKITVEDNGIGIKQAKPYSQSDQNLNMGVSLTKKRLQLIGDRYDVKSEIISAELTPGARYPGTRVEMLVPVVI